The window ACCTCGAGCTTGTCCGCGAGGACGGCCCAGGTCCCGTCGCCGATCTTGCCGACGCCGACCAGCTCGTCGACGGCGCGCAGCAGCGCCGCGTCCAGCGGGTCCCACAGCGGGGCGTCCGGGCCGAGCGCGATCCGCTGGATCTCCTCGTCCGACAGCCCAGCGTCCCGCCCGAGGAAGGTGTGCTGCAGCCACTCGTAGCCCGCCCCGCGGTCTGCGGCGACCCGCAGCACCAGCAGCTCGCGCTGGCGCGGCGTCAGGGTGCTCGTCGACAGGATGTGGCCGTTGAAGGTGAAGAACGCCTGCGCCAGCGTCGTGTGGTACGCGTAGACCCCGAGCGTGTTCAGGGCCTTGGAACGGCCCTCGGGGGACAGCTTCGCGGGCGCGCCCGGTGGCTCGAGCGCGGCCAGCACCTGCCGCATCTCCTTGGGCCACTGCTTCAGCGGGAGCGGATCGATTCGAGCCATGTCAGGTGAGTCCCCTATATCAAGATCGCCTGCCGGTGTGGGCGACGTTCCCAGTCTTTCGCGAAGCGGGTCGCCGCGTCGACCGAAGCCGAGCTGATAGGAGCCATGGTCATCGGGGGGCAGGAGGAGGTGGAACAGAACCGGCCGGTGCCGGCGTCACCATGTCAACGGGGCTGGTCAACATGGCTTCGCCGGCACCGGCCAGGGCCGCGCCGGCCCACGAGGAGCCGGTGGCAGCGAGCCCGGATCCGTCCGCCCAAGGGATCTTCTGATCCGCCGGGGACCGGTCAGACCGCGGGGGCGAGGACGTTCGAGATGTGCGCGGCGCCCGCGTCCGGCACGCGCGGCTGGCGCCACGCCTCGACCGGGAACGAGATCGTGCACAGCGAGTAGTACAGGAGAAGCAGGTTGTAGGCGTCCTCGGGGAGGTCGTCCAGGTCGAACTTGTCGAGGTAGGCAAGCGCGTCCTGCATACGCGGGAAGACCACGTCGTAGAACGTCTGCATCTCGTCCATGTTCGAGCCGTACCGCTTGGCGAACCGGTCGTCCTCGGCGGCGAGGCACCAGTCGGTGAACGGCTCCAGATCCGCGAAGTCCGCGGGCAGCTTGGCCACGGGTGGCTCCTTCTCAGTCAGCCTCGGTCAGCCGGGCGATCAGACCAGCGCCGGGGACGGCTTGGCGCCAGGGGTGGTCTTGACGTACTCGGCGCAGAAAGCGCGGGCGGTCTGGTGCAGGTGACGCAGGAGGACCTCCTGGTCGTTCAGCGGGAACTCGCTGACCGCCCGGGACTCGAGCATGCTCTGCGTCGCCTCGAGGGTGTTGGCGTCCTGCAGGCCGTACTCCTTGAACGTCGCCGCCGCCAGCTCCTGGCGCAGCCGGTCCGTCGCGTTCTTCGGCGGGGCGAAGTACAGCGCCGCCTCGAAGGTGTGACGGTTCACCGCGGTCGGCCAGTAGTGGTACGTGAGGTACCAGCCCGGCTCCCAGACGAGGATCATGAAGTTCGGGAAGAACACGAACGAGTCGACGCCCCAGGCCTTGTGCCGGGCGGGGTTGAGCGCCGGCGGCAGCTCGATGTCGAACGGCTTGTCCCACGGGCCGAACAGGCCGGTGCGCAGCTCCCGCTCGATCGGCTTGACCATCTTCGGGTCCTTCGGCGGGGACATGCCGCCCCAGCTGGAGACCATCGAGTGCGGGCCCTCGATCTGGTAGGACAGGGCCTCGTAGCCGTACTGCTGCAGCTTGCGGGACTCCTCCGCGGTCGCCTGGCGGTTGTGCAGCACCGGCGCGTGGTAGAACTCCGCGAACGCGTCGATGAACAGCTTCCAGTTGGCGCCGATGTCGGACTTGTACTTGTAGACCGACGTCATCTCGCCCCAGGGGTAGCCCTCGAGGCCGGCCGCGAGCGGGCCGAGGTACTCGACGAGGGACTGGGTGCCGTCCTTGTCGAAGTTGATGAAGATGAAGCCCTGCCAGACCTCGCAGCGCACATCCGCGAGGCTGTACTTCGCCTTGTCGAGGTCGAAGAACTCGGACTCCTGCTGCACGAAGGTGCAGGCGCCGCCGAGGTCGTACCGCCAGGCGTGGTACTTGCAGATGAACTGCCGCGCCGTGCCGGACGTCTCCTCACGCGGAAAGTCCTGCCAGACCAGCTTGTTGCCGCGGTGGCGACAGACGTTGTGAAACGCCTGGATGCCTTCCGCGTTCCGCACAATGATCACCGAGGAGCGAGCGGCGTCGATCTCTTTGGTGAAGTAGCTGCCTACCTTCGGAAGCTGCTCGACCCGGCCGACGTTGAGCCACGTCTTGCCGAAGATCGCCTTGCGCTCGAGCTCATAGTGCTCGGGCGAGATCGAGTCCTCGTACGAGGCATCCGCCGTGCTCAGGTCGGGATAGTGCTGGGTCCAGCTGCCCTCAGCTGGCTTCGGGAAGTGAGCCATGTTCGCGCGGTTCCTTTCCGTACCCCGGACTGGAGGCCATGGTAGCAGTCCTCTCTGGTGTTGAGAAGGACGTTCTCATCCGGTGAGTGTAGACCCCCGCGGGATGCGCCAATGCCCTCACGCCGCCGGCGGCGCGGCGACGAGCATTCCGACGCTTCCTGGCCATGGCCACCATGTACCGGCGGCTACGCCGCTGGCCGGCCACGCCGCTGGCCGGCCACGCCGCTGGCCGGCCACGCCGCTGGCCGGCCACGTCAACGGGTCAGCACGCCACCGCGCCTGCGACCGCGCCACTGGCCGGCGTGTCACGGCGCCGGTCACGGAGAGCGCCAGTCCCCGCACGGCTGAGCGGGCCATAGCGGCCCGCGATGGACCGGATCCACGCCCAGGTTGGCCGCGCGTCGCGGTCCTCGCGGGTGGCTGGCGCCGCGCCGCTCCGACTGTGTCGGATGGGCAGGTCTATAGGCACGCTGAACTGACGCACTCCGAACCATCGGGTGCGAACTGTGTCAGCTCAGCCTGCCTATGGACCCGCCCATCCACCACGATCTGGACATGGATGGCGGTCCCGGCGCGGCGGTGCCCCTCGGTGGGGCCGCCGAGCGCCGTCAGGCCCTCTCGGCGGCCTGGTGGACCGCCGCGAGGATGCCCTGGTAGCCGGTGCAGCGGCAGAAGTTGCCGGACAGGCCCTCGCGGATCTCCTCGTCGGTCGGCTTCGGGTTGTCGCGCAGGAGCGCCGTGATCGACATGACGAAGCCGGGGGTGCAGAAGCCGCACTGCAGGCCGTGGCAGTCGCGCATCGCTGCCTGGACCGAGGACAGGGTGCCATCGGGAGCGGCGATGCCCTCGACGGTCGTGACGTCGAGACCGTCGGCCTGGACGGCGAACATCAGGCAGGAGCGGACGGCCGCGCCCTCGACCAGCAGAGTGCAGGCACCGCAGGCGCCGTGTTCGCAGCCGAGATGCGTGCCCGTAAGGCCGCAGCGTTCCCGCAGGAAGTCAGCCAACGTCATCCGCGGCTCGGCGGTCCTCTCGATCGTCTCGCCGTTCACCGTCAGTCGGACCGGCAACTCAGCCATCGATCGCTCCCGTACTCGCCGCCGTGACGCCAGCCCGGTCGGAGCCAGCCGCTTCCGCCCTCGCCGTCGCCCAGGCCCGCGCGACCAGCTCGGCGCCGACCCGGACGCGGTAGTCCGCCGAGCCCTGCAGGTCGGCGGGGATGTCCTCCAGGCCGCTCATGGCCAGCCGGCCGAGCTCGGCCGCGTCCAGCTCGCCGACCCGCTGGCCGACGGCGGCCGCCTCCGCCACCGGCGCGCGCAGCGGCGTCGAGCCAAGGCCCAGCATCCCGATCGCGGCGCGCGCGACCCGGTCGTCGCCGTCCAGCTCGAGGCCGACGACCACGCCGGCGATCGCGAAGTCGCCGGCCCGGCGGGCGAACTCCTCGACCGCGAAGCCGCACCGGCCCGTCCACACCGGGAAGCGCACTCCGACGAGCAGCTCGTCCGGCTCCAGCGCCGTGCTCCACAGGCCGGTGAAGAACTCGGCCGCGGGGATGACCCGCCGGCCGGCGGAGGCCGAGAAGGCCTCCAGCTCGGCGTCGAGCGCGAGCGCGACGGCTGGGTACTCGGCCGCCGGGTCTGCGTGCGCGATCGAGCCGCCGAGGGTGCCGCGGTTGCGGATCTGGAAGTGCCCGATCAGGGGCGTCGCCCGGGCGAGCAGCGGCACCGCGCGGGCAACGCCCGGATCAGCCCCGACGGCGGCCTCGGTCGTGCCGGCGCCCACGTACAGGCTCGGGCCGTCGACCGTGATGCCGCGCAGCTCGGCCAGCCGGGACACGTCGATCAGGTGGTCGAAGTAGGCCAGGCGCAGCGACAGCATCGGCACCAGGCTCTGGCCGCCGGCGAGGATCTTGGCCTCGTCGCCCAGCTCGGCGAGCAGCGCGGCCGCCTCGTCGACGCTGCTGGGACGGTGGTATTCGAACCGCGCGGGCTTCATCAGCCGACCACGACCGGCAGGGACTCCCAGCCGCGCACGGTCGAGGTCGACGCGATCTTCGCCGCCTCCCAGTCGACGTCCCAGCTGGGGAAACGCTTCAGGATCTCCTCCAGCGCGACCCGGCCCTCCAGGCGGGCGAGCGCGGCGCCGAGGCAGTAGTGACCGCCGAGACCGAAGGTCAGCTGCTGGCCGATGCGGCGGCGGACGTCGAAGGCGTTCGGGTCGGGGTAACGGGCCGGGTCGCGGTTCGCGCTCGCGATGATGAACATCATCGCCGAGCCCGCGGGGACCGTCTGGCCGTGGAACTCGACGTCCCTGGTGACGTAGCGGCCGATGGCGTGGCCGGGTGGCTCGAACCGCAGCAGCTCCTCGATCGCGCCCGGGATCAGCGACGGGTCGGCCACCAGCTCGGCGCGGGCCTCGGGGAACTTCGCGAGCGTCGAGGTGGCCCAGCCGATCAGCCGGCCGGTGGTCTCGTTGCCGGCGCCGGCGACGACGGTGACGTAGGTCAGGATCTCGTCGCGGGTCAGGGTGCGGGTGACGCCGTTCTCGTCGGTGAACTCGTTGGTCAGCAGCTCGGTCATCAGGTCGTCGGACGGGTTCTCGCGGCGCCAGTCGATGTAGGGGCCGAAGATCTCGCCGGACAGGAGCGGGCCGTCGGAGAGGTCCATCTGGCCGCCGGCCTCGGTGCGCAGCGCGTCGTTGCCGGCGTCGCGGATGCCGGCCTGGTCGGCCTCGGGAATGCCGAGCAGCATCCCGATGACCCGCATCGGGAACTCCTTGGCGAAGGCCTCGACCATGTCGAACCGGCCCGCGCCGACCAGCGGGTCGAGGGTGCGGACGCAGAAGTCGCGGACCTTCGGCTCGAGCCCGCCGATCCGCTTGGGGGTGAAGACGCGGGACAGCAGCTTGCGGTGCAGGTCGTGGGCCGGCGGATCCTCGAAGATGAGGGTGCCCGGCGGTAGCTCGATCCCGGACTTGATGATTTCCAGGATGCCGCCCTTGGCGGACGAGAACGTCTTCCAGTCGGGCAGGCCGCGCTCACAGTCGGCGAAGCTGCTGACGGCGTAGAAGTCGTACTGCTCGTTGTAGTAGAGCGGGACGTCCTCCCGCAGCCGCTGGAAGATCGGGTAAGGGTCGTCGGCGTAGGCGCGGTTGTACGGGTCCCAGGCGATGTCGGTGGCGGTGGCGGTGGCGGTGTCGGTGCTCACGGTCGTCGTCCTCCGGAGGGCCGCGCGCTCGGAAATGCCGAGCCCGGCGCGAGAAGGGGAATGCGGACGGGTGGTCCAGGACGGTTCGGCGGGGCTTCTCTGACGACAGCGTCAGAGGTTGGGCACGGTTGGCTGTTCGGCACGGTCAGACCTTGGGCTCGGTCAGGCCTTGAGCACGGTCAGGCCTTCGGCACGGTCAGGTGTTGCGCACGATCAGCCAGATGACCAGCCCGACGACGGCCGCGCCGACGAGCACCGGCAGCGCCCGCTTGGCCAGCGGCCCGGCGACGACGCCGAGCAGGCTCACCGGCTCGGCCTCGGCGGTCCGCGCCGGCGCGGGTGCGGCGGGCCGTGGCGTCGATGCGGGTACGGCGGGCGGTGGCGTGGGTGCCGGCACCGTCGCGACCGCACCGGCCGCCGCCGCCGCCGACGGCGGCGGCGGCGGCGGGGTGGCGGCGAGCCCCGNGGGTGCCGGTGCGGATGCCGACGCGACGGGCTGGGCCGAGGGCGTCGCCTCGCTGGCGGCCGGCGAGGCGAAGGAGTGGAAGGAGTGGGTGGCCCGACCAGCGGAGCCGGTGGAGCCGTCCGCCCCAGCCGGCCCCGACGCTTCGGCGGGGCCGGCCGAGATCGCGGGGCCGGCCGAGGCGGCGGGGCCTGTGGGGCTGGCTGGCTCACCGGGACTGACGTCGGCCGGTCCGGCGGTGCCGGCCGCGACCACGTCGGCCTCCAGGTTGCGGACGAACTGGGTGACCAGCTTCCCGCTGACGTCGGCCAGCACGCCGCGGCCGAACTGCGCGGCCTTGCCGGAGATGGTCAGGTCGGTGACGAGGTGGACGGCGGTGCCGTCGCCGTCGGGGGTGAGCCCCATGGTGACGACGGCACTCGCGTTGCCCTGGCCGCGAGACTCCTTGCCGTCGGCCTTGATGACGGCGCGGTGGGTCTCGGCGTCCTTCTCCCGGAAGGTGGCCTTTCCCTTGTACTGGGCGACGATCGGGCCGACCTTGACCTTGACGGCGCCGTGGAAGTCCTCGCCGTCGACCGAGAGCAGTTGAGCGCCCGGCATACAGGGTGCGATCCGCTCCGGGTCGGTCAGTAGCTCCCAGGCAGCCTCGACTGGCAGTGCGACCCGGAATTCGTTCACCAGCTCCATCAGTGCCCCGCCTCGGTGAGTAGCGCAACAATCGCGGCCGGACTCGCCGGCAGGTCTGTGATCTTCACGCCGAACGGCGACAGCGCGTCGGCGACGGCGTTGATGACGGCCGGCGGAGCGCCGATCGCCCCGCCCTCGCCGGCGCCCTTGTGGCCACCCGGGCCGGGCGCCGGCGTTTCCATGTGGCCGTACTCGATGTCCGGCACCTCGGTCGTCGTCGGCAGCAGGTAGTCGACGAACGTGCTGGCCAGCGGGTTGCCGTCGTCGTCATAGACCATGTGCTCCAGCAGCGCGCCGCCGATGCCCTGGACCGTGCCGCCGGCGATCTGCCCCTCGACGATGTTCGGATTGATCATAGGCCCGACGTCCTCGCCGACGATGTAGCGCAGCAGGGTCACCTTGCCCGTGACGACGTCGACCTCGCAGGTGCAGACGTGGGTCGCGTTGGACCACAGCATCGGAGCCTTGGCGGTGTACTCGGCGCTGGCCTCGACCCCGCCCGGCCCGGCGAGCTCCGCGATCTGCGCGTAGGTCATCGACAGCGACGTCCCGGTAACGCTCGCCTGACCGTCGCCGATCTCGATGTCCTCCGGAGCGACACCGAGATGCGCGGAGGCGAGCTCGGCGAGCTTCGCCCGCAGGACCGACGCCGTCTCGGCCACCGCGCCGGCCGTCGCCGAGCCGCTGCGGCTGCCGGCGGTGCCGGAACCGAACGGCGTCACCGACGTGTCGCCCTGGATGGTGTCGACGTTGTGGAGGCTGACGCCGAGGGCGTCGGCGGTCAGCTGGATGACGGTGGTCTCCAGGCTGTTGCCCGCCGAGCCGCCGTTGACGATGACGGTGACCTGGCCCGACGGGTCGATGCGGATGACCGCGCCCTCGCAGGCGTAGTACGGCTGGCCGGTGGCGGTCGGCTCGATGTAGGTGCAGGTGCCGACCCCCAGGTAGCGCCCGGCCGCGCGGGCAGCCGCCTGCTCGGCGCGGAACGCGTCGTAGTCGAGCATCTTCAGCGCGAGCTCGAACGTCTCCAGCGGCGACGAGTGGTCGTACGGCGGCATGCCGGCCGGGTTCGGGTAGGGCAGCTCGTCACGGCTGAGCATGTTGCGGCGGCGCAGCTCCACCGGGTCGAGGCCGAGGTCGCGGGCGGCGATGTCGAGCAGCAGCTCGCGGGCGACCGACTCGAACTGCCAGGGCCCGCGGTAGGCGTGGCGCCCGGCGGTGTTCGAGAAGACCGACGTCGTCGACCAGGTCGCGAGCGGCACCTTGTACGGGCCGGGGAAGAGCAGCCCCACGGCGGCGGCCGCGCCGACCGGCCACGGCGTCGGGTACGCGCCGACGTCCTGGGTGTGCTCGATGCCGGCGGCGAGGATCGTGCCGTCGGCGGCGAAGGCGATCCTGGCGTGGCCGTGCTCGTGGCGGGCCTGGCCGGCGGCCATCAGGTTCTCCCGCCGGTCCTCGATCCACTTGAGGGCGGCCGGGACCTTGCGGGAGGCGAGCAGGATGCACATGTCCTCGCGCATCGGCACGACCTTCTGGCCGAAACCGCCACCGGTGTCGCGCATGAGGACGCGGACGCGCTCGGGTTCGAGCCCCAGTAAGCGGGCGCCGAAGGCGCGCACCTCATGCGGAGTCTGGGTCGCCGCCCAGACTGTCAGCTCCCCGCCGTCGGCGGCCCATTCGACGACCATGCCCCGGGTCTCCATGGGGACGGGGGCGTAGGCCTGCTGGTAGAAGGTCTCGTCGGCGACATGCGCGGCCGAGGCGAAGGCGGCCTCGACGACCGACGGCGGCGGGCCAGCCAGGCCACCCGCGACGTTGTTCGGGAACTTCGGGTGAACGAGGTTGTCCGAGCTCTGGGCGACGCGATAGTCGGCCACGGCGGTCAAGGGCTCGTAGTCGACCTCGACCAGCTCGACGGCGTCCTCGGCTATGTAGCGGTTTTCCGCGACGACCAGCGCGACCGGGTCACCGACGAACCGGACCTCATCGACGGCGAGCGGCGGACGCGGGGTGTCCGGCACATTCGGGCCGTAGGAGGAGTACCACTGCTCGTGCACCTCAGAGTTCAGGTCGGCGGCCGTGAAAACGGCGCGTACTCCGGGAAGCGCGAGCGCGGCGGACACGTCGATCTCGTTGATCAGGGCACGGGCGAACGGGCTGCGCACAAAGCAGGCGTGCAGCATTCCCGGCCGTTGGATGTCGTCGACGAAGGTTCCATGCCCGGTGAGCAGCCGGCTGTCCTCGACCCGTGCCACCCGGCTGCCCGTGTAGCGGGTCGACGGTGACGGGGCCGTGGCCGTGTCGGTCATCGATCTGGCTCCTCGCGTCGCGTCGCGGCATGCTGGTGGTGCCGGGGCTGGTGGTGCTGGGTGCTAGCGGTGCCTGGTGCTAGCGGTGCTGTGGCGGCGGGCGCGGGGCCCTCGGGCGAGTCTCGTGCTGAGCGCTCGCCCAATCGTTATGCTGGGCGCATGCCTACCTTCCCGTCGCCCCATACGTCAAGGGGTGCGGCGTCCGGGCTGGTAGGGGCACGGGTGCCCGAAGGGTCCCGGCCGGCGGCACGGAACGCCGCGTCATGACCACCCCCCGCCGGATGGGCGCGTCGGACTCGAAGACCAGAGCCGCGCTGCTCGACGTCACCGCCCAGATCATGATCGAGGAAGGCTACGCCGCGGCGACCTCGCGGCGGGTCGCGGCGAAGGCCGGCGTCAAGCCCGCGCTCGTGCATTACTACTTCCGCACGATGGACGACCTTTTCCTCGCGCTCTTCCAGAAAGGCGCCGAACTAAATCTGAGGCGCTACGAGCAGGCGCTTGCCTCGGAAAAGCCGCTGCGAGCGCTCTGGGAGCTCTCCAGCGAGCCGGTGGGCACCGTCCTGCTGTCGGAGTTCCAGGCGCTGGCGAACCACCGCAAGGCCATCCGCACCGAGATCGCCGACTACGCGGAACGCTTCCGCGCGCTCCAGATAAAGGCCCTCACCGGCCTTCTCGCGGACGCCGGCGTCGACGTCGAGGCGGTACCGCCGGCGGTGGTCACCCTCGTCGTCGTCGGCATAGCCCGGATCCTCATCTCGGAGGACATTCTCGGCGTCACCACCGGCCACGAGGAGACCCTCGCGCTCATCGAGCGGCACCTGACCCAGCTCGAGTCCGCCGCGGCGGGCGCGGGCGAGAAGACGGTTCCGTAGGGGTCACCGGCCGGACGACGCCGACGGGCTCATCAATGACGTCGACCATGAGGCGGTTGGCGTAGTCGTGGGACTCGGCGAAGGGGACGTTGACGTCGAGGAGGGCCGCCCAGCACCCGCGGGCCCGGCCGGGGTCGCGGGCGACCAGGGCGTCGACCAGCTCGGCGAACAGCGGGACGAGGCGGCTGGTGACGGCGGCCCACGAGTCGTCGGGCGGTACGTTGACCGCCGGCCTCGTGCCCAGGCGCACCCACTGGAGGATCTCGGCGACCACGGTGAGGGCGGGGTTGCCCGTCGTGCCGAAGGCGACGGCGGTGGCGCGCCGCCACGCGTCGGAGAAGCGGGGGATGTCATCGGCCGCGGTCGCCATCTCCGCCACGAGCGACCGCAGCGCCGCGAGCGACCCGTCGTCGATCCGGGTGGCCGCGAGCTCCATCATCGCGGGCTCGATGAGGCGGACGGCGTGGAAGTAGTCGCCGAGGGTGACCTGGCGGGCTTCGAGCACCGTGCCCGCGAGCTGGGCGGCGACCAGCGTGGACGGGTGGTGAACCTGGGCGCCGGCGCGATCGCCGGCCCTCAGTGTCAGTAGCGACTCCATCTCCAGGATCCGCAGCGCCTCGCGCAGCGTCGGCCGGGAGACGCCGAACTCGGCGGCGAGGCCCGCCAGCGACGGCAGGCGGTCGCCGTCGGCGAGGCGGCCCTCGGCGATGCGGGCCCGGATCTCATTGGCGACGACGGCGGCCATCCGCTGTGGCGGCGCCGCGGCACCCGCGAACGTCCCGCCAGCGGACGCCCCGCCGGTGGAGGTCCCGCCCGTGGACGTTCCCGCGGACGCGCCGCCAGTGGACGCGCCGTCGGAGTGGGCGCGCCACAGCGGCACGACGTCGATCGGCACCCGGCCGCGGCCACGGGGAACCAACAGCCGGCCGGTGGACAGCAGGTAGCCGCTCCAGGCCTGGCTCGCCGCGGCCGCCTCCCGCTGGCGAGCGGCCGCGAGGAACGCGCCGTGCGCGGCGACGATCCGCCGGCCGATCCGCTCGGCGGACCGCGGGTCCGCGGCGTCCAGCGCGGTGTACACCTGACCGGCGTGAATCACCCGCAGGATGCCGGCGATCACCGCGATCGAGCGGTTCCCGGAGAGGTCGGTGACGGCCTGGTCGAAGGTCGAGACCGCGGTGACGAACGCGAGCAGGTCGCCCGCGGCGCGCTCGTTGTCGTGCAGCGTGGCGAGGTGGTCGAGCGCGTCGTCGCCGGGGCGCAGGGCGAGCTGCCCCGCCGCGGGCGGCTCGAGCACCGAGCGGGCCTCCTCCAGCTGTTCCAGCGTGGTACCGCGCAGTTGCAGGAGGAGGGCGACGTAGCTTCCCGCGGAGGTCAGGCCGGGGCGGCGCACGACGGCCCCGCCGCCGCGGCCTCGGCGGACGTCGAGCAGCGACTGGGCCTCGAGGATCCGCAGCGCCTCGCGCAGCGTGTCGCGGGAGACGTCGAAGGCCGCCATGAGCTCGGCCTCGGGCGGCAGCCGCGCGTCGGCGGCCAGCGTGCCGCGCAGGATCTGGCGGCGCAGATCGGCCGCCAGCACATGCGCGATCTTCTGCGGGCTACGCCGGACTGGCGGCCGCAACGTCCCGGCGGCGGGGACACGTCCCGTGACCGCC of the Pseudofrankia saprophytica genome contains:
- a CDS encoding carboxymuconolactone decarboxylase family protein translates to MARIDPLPLKQWPKEMRQVLAALEPPGAPAKLSPEGRSKALNTLGVYAYHTTLAQAFFTFNGHILSTSTLTPRQRELLVLRVAADRGAGYEWLQHTFLGRDAGLSDEEIQRIALGPDAPLWDPLDAALLRAVDELVGVGKIGDGTWAVLADKLEVKQILDVIFTVGAYESLAYLLRSFEIDIDDDMLAAVARRQSTESTTA
- a CDS encoding aromatic ring-hydroxylating oxygenase subunit alpha; its protein translation is MAHFPKPAEGSWTQHYPDLSTADASYEDSISPEHYELERKAIFGKTWLNVGRVEQLPKVGSYFTKEIDAARSSVIIVRNAEGIQAFHNVCRHRGNKLVWQDFPREETSGTARQFICKYHAWRYDLGGACTFVQQESEFFDLDKAKYSLADVRCEVWQGFIFINFDKDGTQSLVEYLGPLAAGLEGYPWGEMTSVYKYKSDIGANWKLFIDAFAEFYHAPVLHNRQATAEESRKLQQYGYEALSYQIEGPHSMVSSWGGMSPPKDPKMVKPIERELRTGLFGPWDKPFDIELPPALNPARHKAWGVDSFVFFPNFMILVWEPGWYLTYHYWPTAVNRHTFEAALYFAPPKNATDRLRQELAAATFKEYGLQDANTLEATQSMLESRAVSEFPLNDQEVLLRHLHQTARAFCAEYVKTTPGAKPSPALV
- a CDS encoding (2Fe-2S)-binding protein, encoding MAELPVRLTVNGETIERTAEPRMTLADFLRERCGLTGTHLGCEHGACGACTLLVEGAAVRSCLMFAVQADGLDVTTVEGIAAPDGTLSSVQAAMRDCHGLQCGFCTPGFVMSITALLRDNPKPTDEEIREGLSGNFCRCTGYQGILAAVHQAAERA
- a CDS encoding FAD binding domain-containing protein; this encodes MKPARFEYHRPSSVDEAAALLAELGDEAKILAGGQSLVPMLSLRLAYFDHLIDVSRLAELRGITVDGPSLYVGAGTTEAAVGADPGVARAVPLLARATPLIGHFQIRNRGTLGGSIAHADPAAEYPAVALALDAELEAFSASAGRRVIPAAEFFTGLWSTALEPDELLVGVRFPVWTGRCGFAVEEFARRAGDFAIAGVVVGLELDGDDRVARAAIGMLGLGSTPLRAPVAEAAAVGQRVGELDAAELGRLAMSGLEDIPADLQGSADYRVRVGAELVARAWATARAEAAGSDRAGVTAASTGAIDG
- a CDS encoding cytochrome P450, with amino-acid sequence MSTDTATATATDIAWDPYNRAYADDPYPIFQRLREDVPLYYNEQYDFYAVSSFADCERGLPDWKTFSSAKGGILEIIKSGIELPPGTLIFEDPPAHDLHRKLLSRVFTPKRIGGLEPKVRDFCVRTLDPLVGAGRFDMVEAFAKEFPMRVIGMLLGIPEADQAGIRDAGNDALRTEAGGQMDLSDGPLLSGEIFGPYIDWRRENPSDDLMTELLTNEFTDENGVTRTLTRDEILTYVTVVAGAGNETTGRLIGWATSTLAKFPEARAELVADPSLIPGAIEELLRFEPPGHAIGRYVTRDVEFHGQTVPAGSAMMFIIASANRDPARYPDPNAFDVRRRIGQQLTFGLGGHYCLGAALARLEGRVALEEILKRFPSWDVDWEAAKIASTSTVRGWESLPVVVG
- a CDS encoding SRPBCC family protein gives rise to the protein MELVNEFRVALPVEAAWELLTDPERIAPCMPGAQLLSVDGEDFHGAVKVKVGPIVAQYKGKATFREKDAETHRAVIKADGKESRGQGNASAVVTMGLTPDGDGTAVHLVTDLTISGKAAQFGRGVLADVSGKLVTQFVRNLEADVVAAGTAGPADVSPGEPASPTGPAASAGPAISAGPAEASGPAGADGSTGSAGRATHSFHSFASPAASEATPSAQPVASASAPAPXGLAATPPPPPPSAAAAAGAVATVPAPTPPPAVPASTPRPAAPAPARTAEAEPVSLLGVVAGPLAKRALPVLVGAAVVGLVIWLIVRNT
- a CDS encoding xanthine dehydrogenase family protein molybdopterin-binding subunit → MTDTATAPSPSTRYTGSRVARVEDSRLLTGHGTFVDDIQRPGMLHACFVRSPFARALINEIDVSAALALPGVRAVFTAADLNSEVHEQWYSSYGPNVPDTPRPPLAVDEVRFVGDPVALVVAENRYIAEDAVELVEVDYEPLTAVADYRVAQSSDNLVHPKFPNNVAGGLAGPPPSVVEAAFASAAHVADETFYQQAYAPVPMETRGMVVEWAADGGELTVWAATQTPHEVRAFGARLLGLEPERVRVLMRDTGGGFGQKVVPMREDMCILLASRKVPAALKWIEDRRENLMAAGQARHEHGHARIAFAADGTILAAGIEHTQDVGAYPTPWPVGAAAAVGLLFPGPYKVPLATWSTTSVFSNTAGRHAYRGPWQFESVARELLLDIAARDLGLDPVELRRRNMLSRDELPYPNPAGMPPYDHSSPLETFELALKMLDYDAFRAEQAAARAAGRYLGVGTCTYIEPTATGQPYYACEGAVIRIDPSGQVTVIVNGGSAGNSLETTVIQLTADALGVSLHNVDTIQGDTSVTPFGSGTAGSRSGSATAGAVAETASVLRAKLAELASAHLGVAPEDIEIGDGQASVTGTSLSMTYAQIAELAGPGGVEASAEYTAKAPMLWSNATHVCTCEVDVVTGKVTLLRYIVGEDVGPMINPNIVEGQIAGGTVQGIGGALLEHMVYDDDGNPLASTFVDYLLPTTTEVPDIEYGHMETPAPGPGGHKGAGEGGAIGAPPAVINAVADALSPFGVKITDLPASPAAIVALLTEAGH
- a CDS encoding TetR/AcrR family transcriptional regulator, producing the protein MTTPRRMGASDSKTRAALLDVTAQIMIEEGYAAATSRRVAAKAGVKPALVHYYFRTMDDLFLALFQKGAELNLRRYEQALASEKPLRALWELSSEPVGTVLLSEFQALANHRKAIRTEIADYAERFRALQIKALTGLLADAGVDVEAVPPAVVTLVVVGIARILISEDILGVTTGHEETLALIERHLTQLESAAAGAGEKTVP
- a CDS encoding FadR/GntR family transcriptional regulator — translated: MTPSAAAVTGRVPAAGTLRPPVRRSPQKIAHVLAADLRRQILRGTLAADARLPPEAELMAAFDVSRDTLREALRILEAQSLLDVRRGRGGGAVVRRPGLTSAGSYVALLLQLRGTTLEQLEEARSVLEPPAAGQLALRPGDDALDHLATLHDNERAAGDLLAFVTAVSTFDQAVTDLSGNRSIAVIAGILRVIHAGQVYTALDAADPRSAERIGRRIVAAHGAFLAAARQREAAAASQAWSGYLLSTGRLLVPRGRGRVPIDVVPLWRAHSDGASTGGASAGTSTGGTSTGGASAGGTFAGAAAPPQRMAAVVANEIRARIAEGRLADGDRLPSLAGLAAEFGVSRPTLREALRILEMESLLTLRAGDRAGAQVHHPSTLVAAQLAGTVLEARQVTLGDYFHAVRLIEPAMMELAATRIDDGSLAALRSLVAEMATAADDIPRFSDAWRRATAVAFGTTGNPALTVVAEILQWVRLGTRPAVNVPPDDSWAAVTSRLVPLFAELVDALVARDPGRARGCWAALLDVNVPFAESHDYANRLMVDVIDEPVGVVRPVTPTEPSSRPRPPRRTRAGSGAAR